The following proteins are encoded in a genomic region of Maribacter hydrothermalis:
- a CDS encoding HAD family hydrolase — translation MIKNIIFDFGDIFINLDKQAPLLEMAKFGFTELTPELDTIFKEYEMGLMESDEFVNQLQAIFTSATKEQIKDAWNSIILDFPEERLKFIEKLKNDNQYRLFLLSNTNNLHIDKVKESMGIDRFNRFKNCFEVFYLSQEMKMRKPNADIYEFVLKENNLIADETFFIDDSKENADSASKLGIHCWNLQVGKEDVLETLRHL, via the coding sequence ATGATTAAAAACATCATATTTGATTTTGGTGACATATTCATCAATCTAGATAAACAAGCTCCTTTATTAGAAATGGCCAAATTCGGATTCACTGAATTAACTCCGGAATTAGATACCATCTTTAAAGAATATGAAATGGGCTTAATGGAGTCCGACGAATTTGTGAATCAACTACAGGCAATTTTTACAAGTGCAACTAAAGAACAAATTAAAGACGCATGGAATTCAATTATCCTAGATTTCCCTGAAGAACGATTAAAGTTCATCGAAAAATTAAAGAACGACAACCAATATCGATTGTTCTTATTAAGCAACACCAATAATTTGCATATAGATAAAGTAAAAGAGTCTATGGGAATAGACCGGTTTAACAGGTTTAAAAACTGCTTTGAAGTTTTCTATCTGTCCCAAGAAATGAAAATGCGTAAACCTAATGCAGATATTTATGAATTTGTTTTAAAAGAAAATAATTTAATTGCTGATGAGACTTTTTTCATTGATGATTCAAAAGAGAATGCAGATAGCGCTTCTAAACTTGGAATTCACTGTTGGAACCTGCAAGTAGGCAAAGAAGATGTACTCGAAACTTTAAGGCATCTCTAA
- a CDS encoding DMT family transporter: MLYLALSILFSSLIFVIFKLYVKYEVQTIYAIITNYFIACTVGLIYYKAPIDLAVIPQKSWFWGSIALGLLFILIFNLMAATSQKLGVSVASVATKMSLTIPVLFGVFYYKESLGALEIIGIVLALFAVYFTSLKEKKIKAEKWAFALPVLVFIGSGTIDTSIKYFQDAHMPEDEYALFSATVFASAGIFGLFFIGFKSTQQRLKVNFKNLIGGVCLGIPNYFSIYFLLKALQHPTWNSASVFTINNVAIVMFSTLLGILLFSERLTVKNWLGIGLAIFSIILVAFGQQLRTFL; this comes from the coding sequence ATGTTGTATTTAGCACTTAGCATTCTATTTTCAAGTTTAATTTTCGTCATTTTTAAATTATATGTCAAATATGAAGTTCAAACGATATATGCAATAATCACCAATTATTTTATTGCTTGTACTGTTGGACTAATCTACTATAAAGCGCCAATAGACCTTGCCGTCATACCTCAAAAAAGTTGGTTTTGGGGAAGCATTGCCCTAGGTCTTCTTTTTATACTTATATTTAATTTGATGGCTGCAACCTCGCAGAAGTTAGGTGTATCTGTTGCTTCTGTCGCCACCAAAATGTCACTTACCATACCGGTTTTATTCGGAGTGTTTTATTATAAAGAATCTCTTGGAGCTTTAGAAATCATAGGAATTGTACTTGCCTTGTTTGCCGTTTATTTTACATCGTTAAAGGAAAAGAAGATAAAAGCGGAGAAATGGGCTTTTGCCTTACCTGTCTTAGTTTTTATTGGTTCGGGTACCATTGATACCAGCATAAAATATTTTCAAGATGCACATATGCCAGAAGATGAATATGCACTATTCTCTGCTACGGTTTTTGCATCCGCAGGAATATTCGGTTTATTTTTCATCGGATTCAAATCTACCCAACAGCGATTAAAAGTAAATTTTAAAAATTTAATTGGCGGTGTATGCTTGGGAATACCTAATTATTTTTCCATCTACTTTTTATTAAAAGCGCTACAACATCCTACTTGGAACAGTGCATCGGTTTTTACTATCAACAATGTGGCAATAGTAATGTTCTCAACTTTATTGGGCATTTTACTTTTTTCAGAACGCTTAACGGTCAAAAACTGGTTGGGAATAGGATTGGCTATATTTAGTATTATTCTGGTCGCATTTGGTCAGCAATTAAGGACTTTCCTTTAA
- a CDS encoding IMPACT family protein, translated as MDTYRTISKPSEPIMFKERKSKFYCYCFPVSDEDTIKEHIEALRKEYPTANHVCYAWQMGVETKSYRANDDGEPNNSAGMPIYGQLQSFDVTNTLVAVVRVFGGTKLGIGGLISAYKEAAKLALENAAIITKVLQQQLSVTFEYSEMDIVMRLVKKHQLNIVSQDLHLKCKMILSINKSDFMKTLKLLKAHHKLDIKEIV; from the coding sequence ATGGATACCTACAGAACTATCTCTAAACCATCTGAGCCTATTATGTTCAAAGAGCGAAAGAGCAAGTTTTATTGCTATTGCTTTCCGGTTTCTGATGAAGACACTATTAAAGAACATATCGAAGCGTTAAGAAAAGAGTACCCAACCGCAAATCATGTATGTTACGCTTGGCAAATGGGTGTTGAGACCAAATCATATAGAGCAAATGACGATGGCGAACCAAACAACTCTGCCGGCATGCCCATTTATGGTCAACTACAATCTTTTGACGTAACTAATACCTTGGTGGCCGTAGTTCGTGTTTTCGGCGGTACAAAATTAGGTATTGGGGGATTAATAAGTGCGTACAAAGAAGCAGCTAAGTTAGCTTTAGAAAATGCTGCTATAATTACCAAAGTCCTACAACAACAATTATCAGTTACTTTTGAATATTCAGAAATGGATATTGTTATGCGTTTGGTAAAAAAACATCAATTGAATATAGTATCGCAAGATTTACATCTTAAATGTAAAATGATTCTGTCTATCAATAAAAGTGATTTCATGAAAACATTGAAACTTTTAAAGGCTCATCATAAACTGGATATAAAGGAAATTGTGTAG